GATTTCCTTTTTGAAGACTCTGCTGAAATAATTAGGATCTTTGTAGCCAATGTTCAGAGCGATCTCCTTTAATGGCATTGACCCATCGAGCAAGAAAACTTTAGCTCTTTGCAGTCTAGCAGAAGTGACATACTCACTAAATGTTACGTGAAACTTATCTTTAAATAATCTGCTTAAATAATATGAACTAATACCAATGTGATTGGCCACCTCTTCAAGCGTGATTGCCTGATCGTAATGTTGATCAATATAGTCTTTTGCTTGTAGGAGGAGGAAGTGAATACCATGGGCACGCCATTCCCGTAGACGTGTGATAAGATCAATTAATTGTGCTTTTGCAGCTTCCTTTATTTGCATCGCTGTATCTAATTGTCCTACATTAACGTGAATGTCCTCCTCAAAACCAAGGTCTTTTAGAGAGCGAGTTAGCACAATATAGAAATTCTCCATTGCTTTATGAACTGTTCTTACTTGATAATCTGATGCTTGTTGAATCACGTTGAAATAGGTTTCAAACAAGTGCAAGCCTTTTTGGGAATCGCCTGTTTTGATAGCTTCCACTAAATCTTTTTCAATTTCAAATGGAAGTAGGTCGGAGCGTTTTTGCTTTAATTTTTCATTGTACACCATATAAGAGGCACTTGGGTGATTGTGTACAAGTTCCAACGCATAAATAGCTTCCTTATAAGAATCACCAATTTGAGTAATGTCAGACACAACTGTTCCGACGCCTGCAAATACGTGACACCCTGTAAGTTGGCTTTGTATTGAAGGAATAATTCTTCTTACAAGCTGCTGTCTCTTTTCATCATTTGCCGTATCAAAAAAGAATACTGGAACTTGCAAGCCGGTTAATGGCCCAACTAAACAACGATCACATTGCTGCTGGATCGTTTGCTTTAGTAGACGATACCATTGACACTTTTCAGTACGAGACGAATGCACCCTATTAAACTGGAATGAGAACACTGTAATATATCCTCGTTTATTTTTTATGTCAATCCAATTATCCCATACTTCCATATCAAATTCATGAACATGATCCATCAGTAGTGACATTATAAACTCCATCTTAATAAAGGAGCCTGCCCTTTCTAAGCGATGATTCATTTCTTGCTTTTCGGCTACGCTCTGTTTTTCAGTTTCTATTTCCATCACCATACGGTCATACGCCTCTAAAACTTCTGATATTTTACTTGGTTTTAATAAATATTCTCTAATGCCATAGGTCATGGCACGTCGTGCGTAATCAAAGGTATCAAAAGCAGAGACCATAATAAACTTTGCAGTTGGAAGTTCCGGCTGGATTTGCTTAATGGCTTCTAAACCATCAACTTCCGGCATTTTAATATCCATAAAAATGAGGTCAGGTTTATGAGCGAGAGCCATTTCCACAGCTTCTGCTCCATTTTCAGCTTCAGCCACAACATTAAAATTCGAGCGGTTTTTACGGAGTATAAGCTGCAGACCTTCTCTTTCAATTGGTTCATCATCGACGAGCATAATTTTTAGCACCAGATACTCCTCCTTCTACTTTTGTAATTGAATTCGAATTCTCGTTCCTTTCCCAAGTGCTGAATCAATCGATACTTTACTATGTTTATTGAATAATCGAAGACGATCTATTACATTGATCAATCCAATCCCAGTTGAATGACCAGATCCCTTTTTGGTTGGCGATGTTACTTTTTTGTCCTTTGACCCTAGCAAATGTTCAATTGTTTGTTGATCCATTCCAACACCATTATCAGCAACCTCAAGATAGATACTTTCTCCTTTCTTGTAAATATCAAGTGTTATTTTTGCGCCTTTAGCAATATTTTCTATTCCATGCACGAAAGCATTTTCTACAATTGGTTGCAAGGTTAAACAAGGGATTGGCTGTGATAGACAGGTAGGATCAATGTGTTGAGTTAATTCTACACGTCCCCCGAAACGAGTGTTCTGAATAAAAAAATATTCGTTAACAATGGCTACTTCATCCTTTAATGTCGTGTCACGATCTAAGTTGCCGATATTATAGCGTAATAGTGCCGAGACGGATGTAATTAAGTCACTCGTTCGTTCAGCACCTTCAATATATGCGGTCTTAGAAATGGTATTAAGCGTGTTAAACAGGAAGTGAGGGTTAATCTGATTTTGTAAGCTTCTTAATTCCATTTCTTTTAACAAATGTGCAAGCCGAGACTTTTCTTCCATCTGCTTCATTGATTCGATGATATTCTGTTTCATATGATTAAACGTTTCGGTTAAAAAATAGAGCTCGTCTTTTCTTGGGACAACGAGATCTTGAACAGAGTATTTACCTTTAGAAATCTCTTTTGCTGCCCATGTTAATTGATTAATTGTTTTCGTAATTCCATGGGAAAACCAAATGGCAAATAAAATACTAAGCAAAATAACAGCGATGATAATGGCATTGCTCATCTTTTTGGTATTTTCTACTTTCAGATCCATTAGTATTGATAAATCTTGGTAAGTGGTCAGCTCCATATTGATTAAATCTCTAATTTTCTCATGAATGTAGCCTGCTGTTGTTTCTGATTCTACTAAATAAAGAGAATAATGAGGAATATCTTGGTTTTGTATACCATCTACTGTTTGCTGTGTCTGTTCAAGAAAGGTTGTCATTAGGTTTAGGAAGTTTTTTGCAGGAATGTCTACTGCCTCGTTTGACGCAAATTCTTGCTGAAGTTGTTCGAGGTAGTCTCTCTCCTCTTCATATGTAGAGTGATTATCTAGTAAAGGCTCATGCGCATATATTTGTAAAGCTTGGAATGTCTGGTTAGTGCTTTTGGTAATCTCATTTAATAAGAAAAAATGTTCGATATTTTCACTATTAAAATTTGTTACCTGCTGATTACTTTGTTCACGGAAATAAAATAATGTCATCATTAATAGAAGAATAGTAGCAAAGTAGATGAGTAATTTAGTTCGAATTCTAATCATTTAGTCCACCCTTACTATTTGAAACTGCTAAATCTGACTTTCGTAGGATAGATACCTCTGTATAATAGAATTCTTGTACTGTATCCCCTTTTATAGTATCAAGCATTATTCCTATGCTGTCGTAGCCCATTTGAAAAGGTCTCTGACCAACTAGAACATCTAATTCTTCCTGTTTTAGTAACTCGATATTCTCATCTAAAGTATCAAAGCCAATAACATACAATTCCTCTAACCTGTCTAAAGATTTTGCCGCTGCTACAATCCCAATTCCATCATAAGAACTCGTACCATAAAAGGCCGTAATGTTTTTATGATCGTTTAATAGTTGATAAGCTTTGTCCTCTGATTCCACTCTCAAAATGTTTGATTCTTCAATGGCAACTACGTTAACTCGATCTTCTTTTTTGATCACATCTTTGAATCCTTCCACACGCAATTGATGATGCTTATTTTCAAAGCTACCCGTCACAATTCCTACATTAACTTCACCGGTTGTATCCTCTAGCAATGCTTTTCCAGCAAGCTGCCCGGCTAAATAATTATCGGTTCCAATATACGTTTCACGCATGCTATCGGGAGCATCTGTATCAATGGTTACAACTGGAATTCCTTTATTTACCGCTTCATTAATCAACACTTTAAAGTTTTCATTCAGTGCCTGAACAATAATCCCATCGACGTTAGATTGGATAGCCATATCTAATAACTTCAGCTGTTCCTCAGGATTGGAACGCTTGGGTCCTTCATATTCTACGAATGTGTCATAGATAACTTCAGCTTCCTTAGCACCTTCACCAACTAAACGCCAGTAATCGTGATCTTTTTCTTCACCAATCAAAGCAATATGATACTTAGGTATAGAGGGTAGCGCTTTCATTTTTGCTATTTTCTCGTCGTATTCTTGAACGTGATTATAGAAATATAATGAAAACCCTAATGCCGTTAAAAACGAAAAAATGAGAACAATATAAAGGCTTTTTGTACGATTCATACACATTCCTCCAAAAGATGGACTGTAACCTTTTTATCACAGATAACCGTCCGTAAATCTACGGCCTCAAAATAGAGAGGAGAGCTAAATTTATTTAGGCGGAAGATGACGGACCTGATTGAAGTTTCGTTTTATATGGTCATCATATCATACAAAAATAAGGTTTCTCTTTGAAAAATCAGTCACCTTCTACATTAACCTCTTTTAATTAGCTTTATGTTGTTCTGATTCATTCAACGTCCAATCAGTGGGAGAAGAACGGAAACGTCGACTGAGTGAAGATTCGTTTTAAGGGGCAGTAAACCCCCACTGATTGAAGCTTAGCTTTATAAAAGTGATAAAGAAGCGTAAGAGCCGATCCAAAGCTTCTGGGTATGGTAAAATGTTTCTAGAGGTGGGGAAATTGGAGCAACTGATGTATACACTTTTAGCATACATAAATAATTCACTTGAGAAAGACATCAATTATTCTATTGCAAAAAGTTTGCTACAAAACATTAATAAAATTAAAGGTTATTCATTAGAAACTGTTGCTGAAGCTTGCAATGTTGCTCCGTCTACTATTAATCGTTTCTGTAAACGAATTGGATTTAAAAATTTTTCGAATTTGCGACATAGTGTAGCGATTTCTTCAAAATATGAAGATCCCGATACCGTGTTAAGTTCTGACAAATTTCAACACCAGTTAGCGGAGAACATTACACTAATAGAAGATATCTCAAAAAAAACAATGGATCGGGTGATTAACAAAATTCACAACGCTAAACGAATTGTTATTTTAGGTTTTGAAAAGCATCAAGTGCAAGCGATGGAATTGCAAAAAAAACTTTTCCAATTGGGGAAGTTTTGTGAGTGTAGTACGAATCTTTTTAAACAAATTGATGCTTTGTCTGATTTAACAGAGGAAGATCTAATTATCACGATCTCCATTCGTGGAAATATTTTATCAGATGGTTTCTCTGTCGGTGACAAGATTACATCTGCAAAAGGGCAGAAGTTACTTTTAACGTTTATGGCAGAAACACATGATTTAGTAGGATTTGATGAGATCATGCAATGTGGAAAGATTGCCAATAGTTCTGTCAGTGGTTATACATTGTTGCGATTGTTTGATGTGTTAGTTGAACGGTATCAACACCTATACCCTTACTAGGGAGTAACTGGTCTAAATGAGACCAGTTTTTTTCGTTTATCGGTAGTATGATAATTCTGAGATCTTCAAAAGATACTAAACATAGTTAGTAAAATAGGAGGATACAAATATGAATGAGAATCGTTTTCCTGAAGGTTTTTTATGGGGAGGGGCGACTGCTGCTAACCAATTAGAAGGTGCGTACAATGAAGGTGGGAAAGGTTTATCTATTTTTGACATGGTAAAATTTATTCCTAAAGAGGAACGGACAAATGACATTGAAATGGATGTGCGAAGTGAAAAGGAATTGGATCGTCTTTTGGCCGAAGCAGAAGGTGGTAACTTTCCGAAGCGACGTGGGATTGATTTTTACCACCGATATAAAGAGGATATTGCGTTATTTGCGGAAATGGGATTTAAAACATTCCGAATGTCTATTGCATGGCCACGTATTTTTCCGAATGGAGATGAAACAGAGCCGAATGAAGAAGGTCTTGCATTTTATGATAACGTATTTGATGAACTCAACAAGAATGGTATTGAACCTTTAGTTACATTGTCACATTATGAAATACCGCTACAATTAGTGAAAAAATACAATGGTTGGGAAGACCGGCGCCTAGTTGATTTCTTTGTGAATTATGCTGAAACTGTCTTTCACCGTTACAAAGACAAGGTAAAATATTGGTTAACATTTAATGAGATCAATGTGTCAACCATTTCCCCGTACATTGGAAGCGGGATTCTTGTTGATCGTGTAGAGAATAAAGAACAGGCTGTTTATCAAGCTTTGCACCATCAGTTTGTGGCAAGTGCACGAGCTGTTAAAGCATGCCATAATATTATTCCTGATGCTATGATCGGGTGTATGCTAGCACGTATGGAAACGTATGCAGAAACATGTAACCCTGATGATGCTCTCGCAGCTTTAGAAGAAGATCAGAAGAATCTATTCTTCACCGATGTGCAAGTCCGTGGTTACTATCCGAGTTTTATGAACCGTTATTTTGAAGAAAATAATATTAAAATTGAGATGGCGCCGGGAGATGAAGAAATTTTATTACAGCATACAGTCGACTTTTTGTCGTTCAGCTATTATATGACAATGGTAGCAAGCGGTGCCCCTGAGAAAAAGAAGGAAAAAGGAAACTTCTTCAGTGGTATTAAAAACCCTTATTTAGAAGCGTCTGATTGGGGATGGCAAATTGATCCGAAAGGGATGCGCTTAACGCTTAATAAATTGTATGACCGCTACCAAGTCCCTTTGTTTATCGTCGAAAATGGATTAGGAGCTTATGATAAAGTAGAGGAAAATGGGTCAATTAATGATGACTACCGTATCGACTACTTACGCGCTCACATTGAGCAAATGGCTGAGGCGATTAAAGATGGCGTGGACATTATGGGGTACACGAGTTGGGGATGCATTGATCTCATTAGTGCAAGCACCTCTGAAATGTCTAAGCGTTATGGCTTTATCTATGTGGATCAAGATGATTATGGAAATGGTACATTAGAAAGACAAAAGAAAAAATCCTTTGATTGGTATAAACAGGTTATTGCTACAAACGGAGATGTTCTGTAAATACGGTTCTAACTAAAATGAATTTAGATAAAAGTGTCCATCCCTAAGGGAAGGGCACTTTTTAATTGGTATTCATAGTTGATTATCTATTTATTATGGATAATCGTCCGTAAACCTTCCCCGGTTCAAATAGAGAGGAAAGCTTGAGGTTGGAGATAACCGACGTTAATGTCCTAATTAAGTTCGTTTTATCGCGTTTTATATTCCTGGCTTAAAGGCCTTCAAAGATGTTAAAACGTTTCTGTCTTATACCGTTCTACAGCTAGTTACATTGTCCATTTTTACCTTCACAAAAAAAAGTTCACAAAATGTTCACTTATGTAGAGTTTTCCACTATCGCTATAATAACAAAGTGACGAAGAAGGGATGATGAGATTTGCCAACAACAAGAAGAGAAAGTTTTCAGTTTGGTGTCATGATGTGCTTTGGAATGGTAGTGGTTATGAGCGTGTATAATTTAACTATTAATGGATTGATAGGCGTCGTCAGCTTACAAGCCGTTCTTATACAATTAATGCTCAGTTTAGTCTTTGCATTTTTAGCGGAATGGTTTATAGTAGGACCGCTAGCTCGAAAAATAACGTTTTCATTACCATTTACTAAGGTTAAAAAAGTGTACATGATTCTTACTATGTCAGTGTGTATCGTGACGGGTATGGTACTCGTGATGTCTTTTTATGGGTTAGTGACATCGATTATGGCTAACACTTTAGGAGAACAGCCGTTACTCTACCGTTATTTTTCCATTGTTTTCAAAAATTTAATTTTTGCTTTACCACTACAACTTTTAGTCATGGGACCGCTAGTAAGATTCGTGTTTATTAAATTTGTAAAGACGACTAGCGTTCAGCAACCTGTTTAGTTCAACGATTTTAAATGTATACGTTTGTTAAAAGAGCTTAGAGGGTGGATGTCCCTAAGCTCTTTTGTCCGTAAACGTTTTATAAGAAAAATGAGGTTTAAACAAGGAAACATGATTGCTTTTATTGAATACATGTTCAAAACAATCATTGCCAATTGAAGCGGTGAGTGCACAAATAACAACCTTTTAGGAGGGTATATCATGAACACGGACATATTGAAAAAGTTAGAAAAGGTTCAAAGTGAACACAATTTTTCAGGGACAGTGCTCGTCAAAAATGATAACGAAGTGTTAACGGAGGTGAGCTATGGCTATGCAAATCGGTCTGAACGTGTGTCTAATAATGCAGCGACTCGTTACGGCATCGCCTCTGGATGTAAGATTTTTACAGCTATAGCGATTTGTCAGCTTGTTGAAAAGAAAAAACTTGCATTTGATTTAACGTTAAGAGAATGTCTTAGTGCTGACTTACCAAATTTTAATCAAGATATTACAATACATCATCTCTTAACCCACACATCAGGCATCCCTGACTATTTCGATGAAGAAATTATGGATGATTTTGAAGAATTGTGGATTAAAACACCGATGTACCACCTGAGAGAGTTAAAAGCTTTTTTACCACTCTTTCACCATCAAACGATGAAATTAACGTTAGGTGAAAGGTTCTCTTACAACAATGCAGGGTATATACTGCTCGGGTTAATAGTTGAGCAGGCAAGTGGCCAATCTTTTACAGATTACATTCAAGAACATATTTTCAAAAAAGTTGGGATGAATGATTCAGGATATTTTGAATTTGACGCTCTTCCATCGAACACAGCACAAGGATATATTGATTACCCTGATGGTACGTGGAAAACAAATATTTATTCGCTACCTGTAAAAGGAGGGGCAGATGGTGGTGCGTATGTAACTGTAACAGATATGGCTAAATTATGGAATGCCCTTATGAAGGGTCAGCTATTAAGTGAAACTTGTACTCAGAAGTTATTAACACCTCATACCTCAACAGGAGAAGCAAATGGCTATTATGGTTATGGAGTGTGGATCGAAAAAATAAATGATGACATTTTTAAACATCATGTTATGGGATACGACCCAGGTGTCAGCTTCCATTCTGCTTTTTACCCACATACGTCTACCTCTGCTGTTGTTTGTTCAAATAAGTCGGACGGCGCATACGATATGATGAAAGGGATTGAAGAGGTTTGGAAAAATTCTAATTAAAACAATTGGTGCATAATCATTCTATCTATAATCAAAACACTAGGCTTCTCTCATAAGTGTGTGTGAAAGAGCCTAGTGTATGGATGCGTAAAAACTTTTGTTATGTCAATTGTTGTTCAGCAAATTCTCGGTATAGCTCATGAGATTGGATCAGCTCTTGGTGGGTACCCATACCTGTGATCTCGCCTTTTTCAATAAAAATGATCTTATCTGCGTTTACAATGGTGGATAAGCGGTGCGCAATAATAAAGGTTGTTCGTCCTTTCATGAGTCGTAATAACGCTTGTTGGACGATACCTTCAGATTGACTGTCTAAGCTGGCTGTTGCTTCATCCATCATTAAAATTTTTGGATCTCTCAGAAAAGCTCGGGCGATCGCAATACGTTGCCGTTGACCACCGGAAAGCATGACGCCTCGCTCACCGACATCGGTATCAAGTCCTTTAGGAAATTCATTAATAAACTGGTCTGCATAGGCCATTCTCGCTACTTCCCACAGGCGGTCATCGCCAATTTCTTCATGTTCATCCATGCCGTAACATAAATTTTCCCGTATCGTTCCGACCATCATAGGGCTGTCTTGTGACACGTATCCAAGCTGCTTTCTCCACGAGGCCATAGATAGTGCTTTAATTGATGTATCACCAATTAGAATATCACCTGACGTTGGTTC
The genomic region above belongs to Bacillus sp. A301a_S52 and contains:
- a CDS encoding response regulator, with protein sequence MLKIMLVDDEPIEREGLQLILRKNRSNFNVVAEAENGAEAVEMALAHKPDLIFMDIKMPEVDGLEAIKQIQPELPTAKFIMVSAFDTFDYARRAMTYGIREYLLKPSKISEVLEAYDRMVMEIETEKQSVAEKQEMNHRLERAGSFIKMEFIMSLLMDHVHEFDMEVWDNWIDIKNKRGYITVFSFQFNRVHSSRTEKCQWYRLLKQTIQQQCDRCLVGPLTGLQVPVFFFDTANDEKRQQLVRRIIPSIQSQLTGCHVFAGVGTVVSDITQIGDSYKEAIYALELVHNHPSASYMVYNEKLKQKRSDLLPFEIEKDLVEAIKTGDSQKGLHLFETYFNVIQQASDYQVRTVHKAMENFYIVLTRSLKDLGFEEDIHVNVGQLDTAMQIKEAAKAQLIDLITRLREWRAHGIHFLLLQAKDYIDQHYDQAITLEEVANHIGISSYYLSRLFKDKFHVTFSEYVTSARLQRAKVFLLDGSMPLKEIALNIGYKDPNYFSRVFKKEIGLSPTDYRSKYHQ
- a CDS encoding sensor histidine kinase: MIRIRTKLLIYFATILLLMMTLFYFREQSNQQVTNFNSENIEHFFLLNEITKSTNQTFQALQIYAHEPLLDNHSTYEEERDYLEQLQQEFASNEAVDIPAKNFLNLMTTFLEQTQQTVDGIQNQDIPHYSLYLVESETTAGYIHEKIRDLINMELTTYQDLSILMDLKVENTKKMSNAIIIAVILLSILFAIWFSHGITKTINQLTWAAKEISKGKYSVQDLVVPRKDELYFLTETFNHMKQNIIESMKQMEEKSRLAHLLKEMELRSLQNQINPHFLFNTLNTISKTAYIEGAERTSDLITSVSALLRYNIGNLDRDTTLKDEVAIVNEYFFIQNTRFGGRVELTQHIDPTCLSQPIPCLTLQPIVENAFVHGIENIAKGAKITLDIYKKGESIYLEVADNGVGMDQQTIEHLLGSKDKKVTSPTKKGSGHSTGIGLINVIDRLRLFNKHSKVSIDSALGKGTRIRIQLQK
- a CDS encoding sugar-binding protein encodes the protein MNRTKSLYIVLIFSFLTALGFSLYFYNHVQEYDEKIAKMKALPSIPKYHIALIGEEKDHDYWRLVGEGAKEAEVIYDTFVEYEGPKRSNPEEQLKLLDMAIQSNVDGIIVQALNENFKVLINEAVNKGIPVVTIDTDAPDSMRETYIGTDNYLAGQLAGKALLEDTTGEVNVGIVTGSFENKHHQLRVEGFKDVIKKEDRVNVVAIEESNILRVESEDKAYQLLNDHKNITAFYGTSSYDGIGIVAAAKSLDRLEELYVIGFDTLDENIELLKQEELDVLVGQRPFQMGYDSIGIMLDTIKGDTVQEFYYTEVSILRKSDLAVSNSKGGLND
- a CDS encoding MurR/RpiR family transcriptional regulator, with the translated sequence MEQLMYTLLAYINNSLEKDINYSIAKSLLQNINKIKGYSLETVAEACNVAPSTINRFCKRIGFKNFSNLRHSVAISSKYEDPDTVLSSDKFQHQLAENITLIEDISKKTMDRVINKIHNAKRIVILGFEKHQVQAMELQKKLFQLGKFCECSTNLFKQIDALSDLTEEDLIITISIRGNILSDGFSVGDKITSAKGQKLLLTFMAETHDLVGFDEIMQCGKIANSSVSGYTLLRLFDVLVERYQHLYPY
- the ascB gene encoding 6-phospho-beta-glucosidase; the encoded protein is MNENRFPEGFLWGGATAANQLEGAYNEGGKGLSIFDMVKFIPKEERTNDIEMDVRSEKELDRLLAEAEGGNFPKRRGIDFYHRYKEDIALFAEMGFKTFRMSIAWPRIFPNGDETEPNEEGLAFYDNVFDELNKNGIEPLVTLSHYEIPLQLVKKYNGWEDRRLVDFFVNYAETVFHRYKDKVKYWLTFNEINVSTISPYIGSGILVDRVENKEQAVYQALHHQFVASARAVKACHNIIPDAMIGCMLARMETYAETCNPDDALAALEEDQKNLFFTDVQVRGYYPSFMNRYFEENNIKIEMAPGDEEILLQHTVDFLSFSYYMTMVASGAPEKKKEKGNFFSGIKNPYLEASDWGWQIDPKGMRLTLNKLYDRYQVPLFIVENGLGAYDKVEENGSINDDYRIDYLRAHIEQMAEAIKDGVDIMGYTSWGCIDLISASTSEMSKRYGFIYVDQDDYGNGTLERQKKKSFDWYKQVIATNGDVL
- a CDS encoding serine hydrolase, which gives rise to MNTDILKKLEKVQSEHNFSGTVLVKNDNEVLTEVSYGYANRSERVSNNAATRYGIASGCKIFTAIAICQLVEKKKLAFDLTLRECLSADLPNFNQDITIHHLLTHTSGIPDYFDEEIMDDFEELWIKTPMYHLRELKAFLPLFHHQTMKLTLGERFSYNNAGYILLGLIVEQASGQSFTDYIQEHIFKKVGMNDSGYFEFDALPSNTAQGYIDYPDGTWKTNIYSLPVKGGADGGAYVTVTDMAKLWNALMKGQLLSETCTQKLLTPHTSTGEANGYYGYGVWIEKINDDIFKHHVMGYDPGVSFHSAFYPHTSTSAVVCSNKSDGAYDMMKGIEEVWKNSN